A single region of the Paraburkholderia sp. SOS3 genome encodes:
- a CDS encoding replication initiation protein yields the protein MATKRAKKTDVVSPSSAELRKAVEAIAIQPKSGKITLLTRKLFNVLLAVAQQADESGDTYRALLSDIVANSAFDSNDTALVKEHLRRMVSVQVEWSTGTSSQKPGRKWGISTLIADAEILEDPATRRVWVEFSFAPKIKKKLLDPVQYARLSLQFQSQLRSSAGLALYEICVRYLTNPSHLTMRESWEWWRPILSGTPDTEAGDEAKREYKYFKRDYLRPAIAEVNAVTNIFVELIEHREGRRVAEIQFRVTERKQPMLALDEHPNVFDSTLVDRMVKIGIPLKEAQTLYADSEENRIRAALQMTEQRMRSTTLPPVRSAPALFKDALKKGYAPPVEALPPASGGKASGAVPADDLKARLLSEYAAYRRKEAQALYEEQGDAEQQVARQSFEEDELPELGTHMRDDWRRRGLDSKLAETAFFDWLARKTWGEPTDGDLLAFTLSQSRAA from the coding sequence ATGGCCACGAAGCGCGCGAAGAAAACCGATGTGGTGAGCCCCAGTTCCGCCGAACTGCGCAAGGCAGTCGAGGCCATCGCGATTCAGCCGAAAAGCGGCAAGATCACCCTCCTGACCCGCAAGCTGTTCAACGTGCTGCTGGCCGTCGCGCAGCAGGCGGACGAATCCGGCGACACTTATCGCGCGCTCCTGTCCGATATCGTTGCCAACTCCGCATTCGATTCCAACGACACCGCGCTCGTCAAGGAACACTTGCGCCGGATGGTGTCGGTCCAGGTCGAATGGAGCACCGGCACGTCGAGCCAGAAGCCCGGCCGCAAATGGGGCATCTCGACGCTGATTGCCGATGCCGAAATTCTCGAAGATCCGGCCACGCGGCGCGTGTGGGTGGAATTCTCGTTTGCACCGAAGATCAAGAAGAAGCTGCTCGACCCGGTACAGTACGCGCGTCTGAGCCTGCAGTTCCAGAGCCAGCTGCGCAGCAGCGCGGGCCTCGCGCTGTACGAGATCTGCGTACGCTATCTGACCAATCCGAGCCATCTGACGATGCGCGAGTCGTGGGAATGGTGGCGGCCCATTCTGTCGGGCACGCCGGACACCGAGGCCGGTGACGAGGCGAAGCGCGAATACAAGTACTTCAAGCGCGACTACCTGCGGCCGGCCATCGCCGAGGTCAACGCCGTTACCAACATCTTCGTCGAGTTGATCGAGCATCGCGAAGGCCGGCGCGTTGCCGAGATCCAGTTCCGCGTGACGGAGCGCAAGCAGCCGATGCTGGCGCTCGACGAGCATCCGAACGTGTTCGACAGCACGCTCGTCGACCGGATGGTGAAGATCGGCATCCCGCTCAAGGAAGCGCAAACGCTCTACGCCGACAGCGAAGAAAACCGGATTCGCGCGGCGCTGCAGATGACCGAGCAGCGGATGCGCAGCACGACGCTGCCGCCGGTGCGCAGCGCGCCGGCGCTCTTCAAGGACGCGCTGAAGAAGGGCTATGCGCCGCCGGTCGAAGCGTTGCCGCCGGCCAGTGGCGGCAAGGCGTCCGGCGCGGTTCCCGCGGACGATCTGAAGGCCCGGCTGCTGAGCGAATATGCAGCGTATCGGCGCAAGGAAGCGCAGGCGCTCTATGAGGAACAGGGCGACGCCGAGCAGCAGGTGGCGCGCCAGTCGTTCGAAGAAGACGAACTGCCCGAGCTTGGCACCCATATGCGCGACGACTGGCGCCGCCGTGGCCTCGATTCGAAGCTCGCCGAGACTGCGTTTTTCGATTGGCTCGCACGGAAAACCTGGGGCGAGCCGACCGATGGCGATCTGCTCGCCTTCACGTTGAGCCAATCGCGCGCCGCTTGA
- a CDS encoding DNA-binding protein encodes MNLDDEREAIQRELESMRQTGARRQELSLHACKRLFFDLGIRPSMAAVRELTQTGSASDIPKDIDGFWERIRQASRVRIGAGAIPKTLEERAGELLGTLYQEALVEARASLDEERAEMQASIAAAHQEMHDGKIRHEAAEQAIARSEARADAAWERVRALEAQLAAASTHGSAHQESLQASVRRLDAENETLQKRLEAEQSTSAALRERIDALHQEMRESTEHYAQQIKDAVSEAERRVKPMLVELDSLRSMAATYQSGVREASRKEFDFIQQLAAAKARGDRLDAQLREQSDELDVMTRQVAALRAQQGIDPSIARLMFALASAGRLSADELASIGTAIDGHVVLPAHCPKCEAGEPELSHVDHHYELSCPECEHSSGTGASRLEAVARFLSEGAVSTSM; translated from the coding sequence ATGAACCTCGATGACGAACGCGAGGCGATCCAGCGGGAGCTGGAGTCGATGCGGCAGACCGGTGCTCGGCGCCAGGAGCTTTCCTTGCATGCATGCAAACGGCTCTTTTTCGATCTTGGCATCCGACCTTCGATGGCTGCTGTCCGGGAATTGACCCAAACCGGCAGCGCCAGCGACATCCCGAAGGACATCGACGGCTTCTGGGAACGTATTCGCCAGGCGTCGCGCGTACGCATCGGAGCTGGCGCGATTCCGAAGACGCTCGAAGAGCGCGCCGGCGAGCTGCTCGGCACACTGTACCAGGAAGCACTCGTCGAAGCGCGCGCATCGCTCGACGAAGAGCGCGCGGAAATGCAGGCATCGATTGCGGCCGCGCATCAGGAAATGCACGACGGCAAGATCCGGCACGAAGCAGCCGAGCAGGCGATTGCGCGCAGCGAGGCTCGCGCGGATGCCGCATGGGAGCGCGTGCGCGCGCTCGAGGCGCAACTGGCTGCCGCGTCGACGCACGGCAGCGCGCATCAGGAAAGCCTGCAGGCGTCGGTACGCCGGCTCGATGCGGAAAACGAGACACTGCAAAAACGCCTCGAAGCCGAGCAGTCGACGAGTGCGGCATTGCGCGAACGAATCGACGCACTTCACCAGGAAATGCGCGAAAGCACCGAGCATTACGCGCAGCAGATCAAGGACGCCGTATCTGAAGCGGAGCGCCGCGTGAAGCCGATGCTCGTCGAACTGGATTCGCTGCGCAGTATGGCGGCGACTTATCAATCCGGCGTGCGCGAGGCGAGCCGCAAGGAATTCGATTTCATCCAGCAACTTGCGGCGGCCAAAGCGAGAGGCGACCGACTCGATGCGCAATTGCGCGAACAGTCCGACGAACTCGATGTGATGACGCGACAGGTCGCGGCGCTGCGTGCGCAACAAGGCATCGATCCTTCGATCGCGCGTCTGATGTTTGCGCTTGCGAGCGCAGGCCGTTTGAGTGCCGATGAACTTGCGTCGATCGGCACGGCGATCGACGGACACGTCGTGTTGCCGGCGCATTGTCCGAAATGCGAAGCAGGTGAGCCGGAGCTGTCGCATGTCGATCACCACTACGAATTGTCTTGCCCGGAATGCGAACATTCGTCGGGAACAGGGGCGTCACGGCTTGAAGCGGTCGCGCGCTTTCTTTCCGAGGGAGCCGTTTCGACGTCTATGTAA